The sequence tttcttcatgaaattgGGGCAATGTTCTCATTGGAATTTGAACCAAACAGATTTGATATGGATGGGCATGTAACTGGTTTTGGAAATCCTGAATGGCTAAGGACTCACCGACCTGCCAATCAGACAGCTCCAGCTGTGTTGACCATCCTAAGAGGGGGAGCCAGCTGCATTGGCAGGACTATCATGGATGAAATGGCCTACAGGTACCAAGAAGACCTaacttttacatttttttctccttaggtttcttatcattattttttttctcttataatttataaacaacCATATATGGCATAGGCTTTGATAATCGGGTTACAGTGGATTACTATTTTGCGCTGCACATCATTCTATAATTGGTCTTGGAACTATGTCTATTCCATTCTTATCATTCTATTTCAAGCAGACAACTCTGCAATGTAATTGGTCAAAACATGAACTGAACCAATCAACTTTTGTCAGTTTTCTAATTTCTAGTTGAAAAGCTTTCACCAAATGACTTTTCCTGACAATGTAGGCCTTTGAATCTTTTCAATAGTGAAATCACTAGTTAAATTGTATTTTCGCAGTATAAATGGGGAAAACTTTCACTATGGCACACCCCAAAACCCATATGCATTAGATCGGGTACCTGGAGGATCGTCTAGTGGCTCTGCTGTTGCTGTAGGTGCAAAACTTGTGGATTTCTCCTTAGGCAAGTTCTTAGCTCTCTGACCTTGAATAATTTGTGGTTTAAGGACTTCTGCCTGGAAAATGTTGTAAAAGATCATATTTAGTTTTGTAGGAACTGACACTGGAGGTAGTATAAGAGTGCCTGCATCCTATTGTGGAATACTTGGATTTCGGCCTTCACATGGTGCAGTTTCTACCTCTGGAGTAGTACCCATGGCACAGAGCTTTGATACAGTAGGTAATGAGTAGTGTAGTGTCTCATTGTCACTTCGTCTACATCTTTTGTGATCACAGAGCTGTTGGGACGACTTTGTTACTCATGATTTTGCTTATATGAGTGATACAGTATTGATTGGTAGTAAAGGCATTGGTTGCTTATAAATGGAATAGTGCCCATGTCTCAACAAAATGCTATCTGTCTGAACATGTTATCTCTTCCTTCAAGGCTTCAACATCAATTTTGCATTCATGATGTAACCCATCTATCCTGCCATATTAAAAAAGTGTATCCTTTGACACCACCTTCGCGTTTTAGGATGGTTTGCCAGGGATCctgttgtattaaaaaaagtagGTCGGTTGCTACTGCAACATCCAGAGGTTGAACATCAAAAGCCTACACAGGTGCTCATTGCAGAAGATTGTTTCAAGCTCTCAAGCATTCCTAGTGAACGATTGACACAAGCTTTCATTAATTCAGTAAAGAAATTATTTGGTGGTGAGTCGACATTCCATATTAGTTGTCTTCACAGGTCATTTCTTGATGAATGTATATTTGATAATGGTTCTTGAATGAATTGGAATTTGATTTTCTTGCATTTAAGTTTCTCACTGGTTGCGCATGGAGGTATGAATCTTTAATCTTTTGGACGATGGTATATGCTTTAACCATTTGAGTTATGCTTTGGTTGGCATTCATTTTAGGCTTCTCATTTGCTCCCAAGGGAATTTATTAGAGGATCTAGCTTCATACTTTGAGATGTCTGCCATTTCTTAGACTATAGCCTTATTGTCACATTCAACAAAAGATCTATTCAGATCCAAAGCTTTGCTAATGGTATACGGGATCATTTATAGTAATATGGAGGAAAAATGATAAACATAATATTTGAGTTCATTTGTTCTTTCTGGTATAATTTTTCAACGGAGTTGGATGATTTCTTATACGAGCCTTCAACTGCAGGCCATCTTATAAAACAAGTAGTCCTTGGGACTTATCTTGTGGACAAAGTTCCAAGTTTGAAGCATTTCATGATTGAAGGAAATGCAGGCCATGAGCATAGCATACCATCCTTGGCAGCCCTTGCAAGATCGATGCAATTACTTCAGAGGTTCTGATCTCACCATGAAACGTAACTTGAATGCTGTTGAACTGATTGATTATGATGTATTTTTGTGTTGACGATTGATCTTCGTTCTCCTCTCTTTCTACTTACCCTTTACAGGTATGAATTCAAAATCAATCACGAAGAATGGGTTAGAACTTACAATCCTCATTTGGGCCCAGGAATATCAGAACGAGTATCAGAAGCCATGAGAGCAACAAATGAGAATATTGATCTGTGTCATAACATTAAAATGGAACTGCGTGAAGCTCTTGCTGCACTTCTTGAAGTAATCTCTCTATCTTTCTCACACGCTCAATTTACTAAAACTTCAAAGTAAAATAGTTTGCAACTTAAAATTTAcgcatttttctttttgttagagAAAAATCCCAGTGACCAAAAATGTGATATGCCAGTGAAATGAGTTACTTTTAATTAGGAATGTCGATTGTGGCGTATTTATAGTTATTTGAGAAGTTAATTTTAGTTGACGGGTATAAATAGTGGGAACTAGGATAGGCAGAATTATGGAAATTAAGTTTGAGGGAGAGCACCTCAAAAGACTAATAAATTCTTTGATCTTACACtataatctcaataagattacTATTGGTCAACTTGGGCCTAACTCAAGTAGTTAGTCATTTGGACCTTTTCCTATGAGTTATAGGTTTGCATCTTCACTCCTTTATTTGgaaaagaatataaatatataatgtagCAGTGGGGAATTTTCCACAATGAGCGAAAGCCTGACGGAGCAATGCCACGTGGAGGTAGAAGGCCTACGGGTCGTGAACTTCTTTTCATTTATGTGGATCACTACAAAGTATCATATAATAATATGTTAAATCACTGagtgacccaaaagcttaagttgaTGAGTGAAagcaaatttaatattatatcaacacTTTAAGACTCACCTTCACTTATGGGcttgaaaatttgtaaaataccCAACAAGTGTAAATCAAGATCAATTGGAAAGGAAATAATATTGCAGGGGGTTTGAACACAAGATCTCTTACTCTAGTACCATGTTAAATCACTGATTGACACaaaaacttaagttgatgggtgaagacaaatttaatattatatcgaCACTTTAACACAACCATATCTAAAAAGAAGCGGCAAATTGGAGTTTGTTTAttgaatagatttttttttttctttttggataagaaacattttattaattaaatgaaatatctAAAGACATCCAAAGGTACATAAGAACCCCAATTATGGGGTGTTTATTGAAGATAGAAACAATTGAATAGTTTTTCTGTTGTTTCCATCTTACAAGACACGATTTACCATGTAAAAAGCAGTTTGTGAATCATACTTTTAAACTAATCTTGAGCTGCTATTTTGGATGATTTCATATTAGGAATTTGGGGTCCTTGCAATTCCTACAGTCCCTGGCCCCCCTCCTAAACTAAACACAGACATCTCGAAGCTACATGACTTTCGTGCGAAGGCTTTCAGCTTGCTCTCCATTGCTGGGGTCTCTGGATTCTGCCaggttttctctctctctcttaaaagttaaaagcaaccattatgagttttttttttttctcctgaCAAAGTAATCTGCAGGTTAGCATACCTCTAGGCTTGTACAATGGTCTTCCTGTATCAATATCTTTGCTAGCAAAACATGGTTCAGATGGATTTTTGCTCAATGTTGTTCATAGTCTTTACAACACTTTAGAAGAAGTTAAGCCAAGCTTCTAAGAAAGACAAAAGAATGCTAAAGGAAACTactttgatatttgaaaattacTGTCCTATAACTATTGTCAGATTGCAAGAATGAGAACATGTGTAAGGTAAGACGGGTAGTATCCTatatattcataatttttttttaaaattttttagcaatgaataaattgtatgtttattGGATGATGAGATATTTGTATTCCGTGGTCTCATGTATTCTTTGTATAGTTGTTGATAATGAATCTTGAAGATAATTTCTTTGGTATTCAGATCGACTCATATACGGTACATCATCTTAAAGGGTATGTTGAAGATTTCAAGTTAGAAAAAATGGACTTCACAATCTTTAAAAGATACATACCTGACTTGGATTGTTAGTTGATTTTGGGATAGAAGAACCCCATGTTTATCTAATAACTAAAGTGCATTTTTAATGTTGAAGTAATAAAAACTGAGTTTAAAAGGAACTAGATATGTTTAACTCACCTCCAAACGCTCCCAAAGTCGATGCCAATTTGATCTCTGAATTGTTTAGAAATCAGTCTTCCATTATGGAGTGAATAATTCATTCCCATTGTATACGTtttaaatgtaatttcaataataacaTTAGTGTATCATAAGTATATCAACATGTTCAAAATTCATATCAACaatcatttaaaattcatttcaaaCATTATATTGATTTGAGAATAgtgtataattatttattaaaacatttcaaGTATATCTATTTAGTGAATGAAATATAACATCTGTTCAAAATGTGATTTCAAACATTAGTGTATTGGTAGTTTATTCATcaatcattcaaaattcattcaaaat comes from Benincasa hispida cultivar B227 chromosome 2, ASM972705v1, whole genome shotgun sequence and encodes:
- the LOC120070639 gene encoding amidase 1-like isoform X1, producing MAVQYYGAFMEKFLLQPSSPSDELPLNGLTFAVKDIFDMDGHVTGFGNPEWLRTHRPANQTAPAVLTILRGGASCIGRTIMDEMAYSINGENFHYGTPQNPYALDRVPGGSSSGSAVAVGAKLVDFSLGTDTGGSIRVPASYCGILGFRPSHGAVSTSGVVPMAQSFDTVGWFARDPVVLKKVGRLLLQHPEVEHQKPTQVLIAEDCFKLSSIPSERLTQAFINSVKKLFGGHLIKQVVLGTYLVDKVPSLKHFMIEGNAGHEHSIPSLAALARSMQLLQRYEFKINHEEWVRTYNPHLGPGISERVSEAMRATNENIDLCHNIKMELREALAALLEEFGVLAIPTVPGPPPKLNTDISKLHDFRAKAFSLLSIAGVSGFCQVSIPLGLYNGLPVSISLLAKHGSDGFLLNVVHSLYNTLEEVKPSF
- the LOC120070639 gene encoding amidase 1-like isoform X2, producing the protein MAVQYYGAFMEKFLLQPSSPSDELPLNGLTFAVKDIFDMDGHVTGFGNPEWLRTHRPANQTAPAVLTILRGGASCIGRTIMDEMAYSINGENFHYGTPQNPYALDRVPGGSSSGSAVAVGAKLVDFSLGTDTGGSIRVPASYCGILGFRPSHGAVSTSGVVPMAQSFDTVGHLIKQVVLGTYLVDKVPSLKHFMIEGNAGHEHSIPSLAALARSMQLLQRYEFKINHEEWVRTYNPHLGPGISERVSEAMRATNENIDLCHNIKMELREALAALLEEFGVLAIPTVPGPPPKLNTDISKLHDFRAKAFSLLSIAGVSGFCQVSIPLGLYNGLPVSISLLAKHGSDGFLLNVVHSLYNTLEEVKPSF